In Rouxiella sp. WC2420, the following proteins share a genomic window:
- a CDS encoding beta-1,6-N-acetylglucosaminyltransferase — translation MIAYLLLVHRFPNQFKRLFKAIYHLENHYVIHIDKRSGPVLQEEIKEFLSHFPNTTLLKSENAVWGGYSLVDAELRGINKLLKMSNKWKFFINLSGQDFPLKSQEYIREYLSAHQGKEFLKVLDQKKVRPDTLHRIHNYVYENDNEVVCDPIIERKFIPNITPYIGNQWVILSREFCEFVTHSPEIKKFKDFYRNTLIADEGFFQTVMMNTSFKPQLVNDDMRAIDWVPMGTVKLRPRDFTANDANFLLTNPNLFARKFDSEVDGEILDILEDSLREKSLLIDNPSDASKTARAIKEQVMQEEI, via the coding sequence ATGATTGCCTATCTTTTGTTGGTTCACCGTTTTCCGAATCAGTTCAAACGCCTTTTCAAAGCTATCTATCACCTTGAAAATCATTATGTTATCCACATAGATAAACGCTCAGGTCCGGTATTACAGGAAGAAATTAAAGAATTCCTTAGCCACTTTCCCAATACGACTCTGCTGAAAAGTGAAAATGCAGTTTGGGGAGGTTACAGCCTGGTGGACGCAGAACTGCGCGGCATTAATAAGCTGCTGAAAATGAGTAATAAATGGAAGTTCTTTATCAATCTTAGCGGTCAGGATTTTCCGCTTAAATCGCAGGAATATATTCGCGAATACCTGTCAGCGCATCAGGGTAAAGAATTTCTGAAAGTGTTAGATCAGAAAAAAGTCAGGCCAGATACTCTGCACCGTATTCACAACTATGTTTATGAAAATGATAATGAAGTGGTTTGTGATCCGATTATTGAGCGCAAATTTATTCCCAACATCACGCCCTATATCGGTAATCAGTGGGTGATCCTCAGCCGTGAATTTTGCGAATTTGTTACCCATAGTCCCGAAATTAAAAAGTTTAAAGACTTTTATCGTAATACGCTGATCGCCGATGAAGGTTTTTTCCAGACGGTGATGATGAATACCAGCTTCAAGCCACAGTTGGTGAATGATGATATGCGAGCAATTGATTGGGTACCGATGGGAACAGTCAAACTGCGTCCGCGTGATTTTACTGCGAACGATGCCAATTTTCTGCTGACGAATCCGAACCTGTTTGCCCGAAAATTTGACAGTGAGGTCGATGGGGAAATTTTAGATATTCTGGAAGACAGTCTGCGGGAAAAAAGCTTATTGATAGATAACCCATCAGATGCCTCAAAGACAGCCAGAGCAATCAAAGAACAGGTTATGCAGGAAGAAATCTGA
- a CDS encoding ABC transporter ATP-binding protein, protein MSLISMSGAWLSYSDAPILDNTELHIEPNERVCLVGRNGAGKSTLMKIINREVPLDDGRIVYEQDLIVARLQQDPPRNVAGTVFDFVSEGVSEQAEHLKAYHAISHLVETDPSEKNMNKLAQVMEILDHQGLWQLDSRISEVLLQLGLNGDTELSALSGGWLRKAALGRALVSNPKVLLLDEPTNHLDIESIAWLEEFLKEFQGSIIFISHDRSFIRNMATRIVDLDRGKLVSYPGNYELYLTSKEEALRVEDLQNAEFDKKLAQEEVWIRQGIKARRTRNEGRVRALKALRKERSDRREVMGTAKMQVVEASSSGKIVFEMEDVNYSVAGKQLVRDFSAQVMRGDKIALVGPNGCGKTTLLKLMLSQLEADSGRVHCGTKLEVAYFDQHRAELDPERTVMDNLAEGKQEVMVNGRSRHVLGYLQDFLFHPKRAMTPVKALSGGERNRLLLAKLFLRPSNLLILDEPTNDLDVETLELLEELIDSYQGTVMLVSHDREFVDNSATECWIYEGDGVINSYVGGYHDAHHQRSSQRILRSSAPAESKAAPAAKAEPAKRTANKMSYNQQRELEQLPQKISELEGRIEDLGKQMSDASFFTRPHDETQQVLNALASAELELEQAFERWEALEAQKNG, encoded by the coding sequence ATGTCGTTAATTAGCATGTCAGGTGCCTGGTTGTCTTACAGCGATGCGCCTATTTTGGATAACACCGAACTTCATATCGAACCTAACGAGCGCGTCTGTCTGGTTGGGCGTAACGGCGCGGGCAAATCGACTCTGATGAAGATCATCAACCGCGAAGTGCCGCTGGATGATGGTCGTATTGTGTACGAGCAGGACTTGATTGTGGCGCGTCTGCAACAGGATCCGCCGCGCAATGTTGCCGGTACGGTATTCGATTTCGTTTCTGAAGGTGTTTCTGAACAGGCCGAACATCTGAAAGCCTATCATGCCATTTCTCATTTGGTCGAAACCGATCCGAGTGAGAAAAACATGAACAAACTGGCACAGGTTATGGAAATCCTCGATCATCAGGGCCTGTGGCAGCTCGACAGCCGTATCAGCGAAGTGCTGTTGCAGCTGGGTCTTAACGGCGATACTGAGCTTTCTGCCTTGTCCGGCGGCTGGTTGCGTAAAGCCGCGCTGGGCCGTGCGTTGGTGAGCAACCCGAAAGTATTGCTGCTCGACGAACCAACGAACCACCTTGATATCGAGAGTATCGCCTGGCTGGAAGAGTTTCTGAAAGAATTCCAGGGCAGCATCATCTTTATCTCGCATGACCGTTCATTTATCCGCAACATGGCGACCCGCATTGTCGATCTCGATCGCGGCAAGCTGGTGTCTTATCCGGGTAACTACGAGCTGTATCTGACCAGCAAAGAAGAAGCGCTGCGCGTTGAAGACTTGCAGAATGCCGAATTCGACAAAAAACTGGCGCAGGAAGAAGTGTGGATCCGACAGGGCATTAAAGCGCGTCGTACCCGTAATGAAGGCCGCGTGCGTGCATTGAAAGCCCTGCGTAAAGAGCGTTCCGATCGCCGTGAAGTGATGGGGACCGCCAAAATGCAGGTTGTCGAGGCTTCCAGCTCCGGCAAAATCGTCTTCGAGATGGAAGACGTTAACTACAGCGTGGCCGGTAAGCAGCTGGTTCGTGATTTCTCTGCGCAAGTTATGCGTGGCGATAAAATTGCTCTGGTTGGCCCGAACGGCTGTGGTAAAACCACGCTGCTCAAGCTGATGCTCAGCCAGCTGGAGGCCGATAGCGGCCGCGTACACTGCGGGACCAAGCTGGAAGTCGCCTATTTCGACCAGCACCGCGCAGAGCTTGACCCGGAACGTACCGTGATGGACAACCTGGCCGAAGGCAAGCAGGAAGTCATGGTAAATGGCCGTTCACGCCACGTACTGGGCTATCTGCAAGACTTCCTGTTCCACCCGAAACGTGCAATGACTCCGGTCAAGGCGCTGTCTGGCGGTGAGCGTAACCGCCTGCTGCTGGCTAAACTGTTCCTGCGTCCAAGCAACCTGTTGATTCTCGATGAACCGACCAATGACCTGGATGTTGAAACTCTGGAACTGCTGGAAGAGCTGATCGACAGCTATCAGGGTACTGTGATGCTGGTAAGCCACGACCGTGAATTTGTAGATAACTCGGCGACCGAGTGCTGGATTTATGAAGGCGACGGGGTGATCAACAGCTATGTTGGCGGTTATCACGATGCGCACCACCAGCGCAGCTCGCAGCGTATCCTGCGTTCTTCTGCTCCGGCCGAAAGCAAGGCAGCGCCAGCGGCCAAAGCTGAGCCGGCAAAACGCACCGCTAATAAAATGAGCTACAATCAACAGCGCGAGCTGGAACAGTTGCCTCAGAAAATCAGCGAGTTGGAAGGGCGTATCGAAGACCTCGGCAAGCAGATGAGCGATGCCAGCTTCTTTACGCGTCCTCACGATGAAACCCAGCAAGTGCTGAATGCTCTTGCCAGCGCCGAGCTCGAGTTAGAGCAGGCGTTTGAGCGCTGGGAAGCGCTTGAAGCTCAGAAGAACGGCTAA
- the pqiB gene encoding intermembrane transport protein PqiB, producing MAENKPTHEENNAGIAEVGKIKRWSPVWIIPVLTALIGAWILFYHFSHQGPEVTLITTSADGIDAGKTAIKTRNVNVGQVESVTLSDDLQHVILKARLDSGMEKMLKNDSVFWVVKPQIGREGISGLGTLLSGAYIQLQPGSKGDEKEQYKLLDSPPLASPDAQGIRVVLTSDRAGQLNPGDPVLFRGFQVGTVETSHFDPASRQLRYQIFIRAPYDSLVTTNVRFWKDSGVNFDMSSSGIRVEMGSLTTLFTGGVSFDVPDGWERGAKVDSSATYALFNDQRSIQDSLYTNHTDYVLFFSDSVRGLQPGAPVEFRGIRLGTVGQVPYQKFGMQNQIDSDYRIPVLIRIEPERFNKLLGKDFNMDERLQDALKHGLRASLKSANLLTGSLYVDLDFYPNAKPWKGPYALDGQALLPTVSGGLAQIQQKLMATLDKINGLPLNPMITEATKTLAQSQKTLQSTQKTIDSLNAIVASKEMKNLPQDMQKTLLQLNRSMQGFQPGSPAYIKMVGDMQRLDETLRELQPVLKTLNHKSNALVFAAPGQDDPQPKKAK from the coding sequence ATGGCGGAAAATAAGCCTACTCACGAGGAAAACAACGCCGGGATCGCTGAGGTCGGCAAGATCAAACGCTGGTCGCCCGTGTGGATCATTCCGGTACTCACCGCGCTGATAGGCGCGTGGATCCTGTTCTATCACTTCAGTCATCAGGGCCCGGAAGTGACGCTTATTACCACCTCCGCCGACGGCATTGACGCGGGTAAAACGGCAATCAAAACCCGTAATGTGAACGTCGGGCAGGTTGAAAGCGTGACCTTAAGTGATGACTTGCAGCATGTCATCCTCAAGGCGCGTCTTGATTCTGGCATGGAAAAAATGCTCAAGAACGATTCTGTGTTCTGGGTGGTCAAGCCGCAAATAGGCCGCGAAGGGATCTCGGGTCTTGGCACGCTGCTGTCGGGCGCTTATATCCAGCTGCAACCCGGCTCAAAGGGCGATGAGAAAGAACAGTATAAATTACTCGATTCTCCGCCGCTGGCCTCCCCGGATGCGCAGGGTATTCGCGTAGTGTTGACCAGCGATCGTGCCGGTCAGCTCAATCCGGGCGATCCCGTGCTGTTCCGAGGTTTCCAGGTGGGTACAGTGGAAACCAGCCACTTTGATCCCGCTTCGCGTCAGCTTCGTTACCAAATTTTCATTCGTGCGCCTTACGACAGTCTGGTGACGACCAATGTCCGATTCTGGAAAGACAGCGGCGTTAACTTTGATATGTCATCGTCAGGTATTCGTGTCGAGATGGGCTCGTTGACCACGCTGTTTACCGGCGGTGTCAGCTTCGACGTGCCAGACGGCTGGGAGCGCGGCGCTAAAGTTGATAGCAGTGCAACCTATGCATTGTTTAACGATCAGCGCAGCATTCAGGATTCTCTGTATACCAATCACACCGATTATGTGCTGTTCTTCAGCGATTCCGTGCGTGGCCTGCAACCTGGTGCGCCTGTTGAGTTCCGCGGCATTCGATTGGGTACTGTCGGACAAGTTCCGTATCAGAAATTCGGCATGCAGAATCAAATCGACAGCGATTATCGTATCCCGGTGTTAATCCGTATCGAGCCTGAACGCTTCAACAAGCTGTTGGGTAAAGATTTTAATATGGATGAACGTTTGCAGGACGCGCTGAAGCACGGCTTACGCGCTTCGCTGAAATCGGCCAACCTGTTGACCGGTTCGCTGTATGTTGATTTGGACTTCTATCCGAATGCTAAACCGTGGAAAGGTCCGTATGCCCTTGATGGCCAGGCACTGTTGCCAACGGTTAGCGGCGGATTGGCGCAGATTCAACAAAAACTGATGGCAACATTGGATAAAATCAACGGCTTGCCATTGAATCCTATGATTACCGAAGCGACGAAGACGCTGGCGCAAAGTCAGAAAACGCTTCAGTCGACGCAGAAAACCATCGATTCGCTCAACGCTATTGTGGCGAGCAAAGAGATGAAAAATCTGCCACAGGATATGCAGAAAACGCTGTTGCAGCTCAATCGCAGCATGCAAGGCTTCCAGCCTGGTTCACCGGCCTATATCAAGATGGTTGGAGATATGCAGCGCCTGGATGAAACTTTGCGTGAACTGCAACCGGTGCTTAAGACTCTGAATCATAAGAGTAATGCGTTGGTATTCGCCGCCCCAGGGCAAGATGATCCTCAGCCGAAGAAGGCCAAATAA
- the pqiC gene encoding membrane integrity-associated transporter subunit PqiC: protein MMKWIPVVLALFLAACSSDGKKTYYQLPTVNSSAPTAVVSTGGGLTPTVEQPKLWISQVSVADFLGTSGLVYQTNDVQYVMAANNLWASPLDQQLQQTLQTYLGRSLPGWVISGQQASDGKQEQLAVNVTGFHGRYDGRALISGTWTLTRDGQVTQHNFNIELKQQKDGYDALVRTLASGWQQEANSIAAQIR from the coding sequence ATGATGAAATGGATACCTGTCGTCTTAGCGTTGTTTCTGGCTGCCTGTAGCAGCGATGGCAAGAAAACCTATTACCAGTTACCGACTGTCAATAGTTCAGCTCCGACAGCGGTGGTGAGCACGGGCGGCGGATTAACACCGACCGTTGAACAGCCAAAACTGTGGATTTCGCAGGTTAGCGTGGCTGATTTCCTCGGCACTTCGGGACTGGTTTACCAGACCAATGATGTGCAATACGTGATGGCGGCCAATAATCTGTGGGCCAGTCCGCTGGACCAGCAGTTGCAACAGACTTTGCAAACCTATCTGGGGCGCAGTCTGCCAGGCTGGGTTATTTCGGGTCAGCAGGCCAGTGACGGCAAGCAGGAGCAGCTTGCGGTCAACGTGACGGGCTTCCACGGCCGTTATGATGGCAGGGCGCTGATAAGCGGTACGTGGACGCTCACGCGCGATGGCCAGGTCACTCAGCACAACTTTAATATCGAATTGAAGCAGCAAAAGGATGGCTACGATGCACTGGTCAGAACTTTGGCTAGCGGATGGCAGCAAGAAGCCAACAGCATTGCTGCACAAATAAGATAA
- the pqiA gene encoding membrane integrity-associated transporter subunit PqiA encodes MCSHSNDPHILCPQCDLLVTLPTLQYGQKANCPRCKSTLTTRWQEPRKRPVGYAISSLFMLLLANLFPFVNMNVKGLTSQITLIKIPQVLVSDDYSSIASLFMIVVQLIPAFCMVSIIILCGGVTLPRKWKIRIAWVLFHLKAWCMVEIFLAGVLVSFVKLIAYGEVGIGTSFIPYVLFCLLQVRAFQCTDRFWLWNQAVPAPVIAQPLRVGQSGLSQGLRSCACCMAILPVSQQTCPRCFSKGYARKKHSLQWTMALLITSMMLYIPANLMPIMITQFLGTKITSTIMAGVVLLWSEGSYPIAMVIFIASIMVPSLKMLAIAWLCWDANGRKKVDRERLHVVYEVVEFVGRWSMIDVFVIAVLSALVRMGQLMSIYPDIGALLFALVVILTMFAASTFDPRLIWDRSGIFETKEQLDGGK; translated from the coding sequence GTGTGTTCACACTCTAATGACCCGCACATCTTGTGCCCCCAGTGCGATCTGCTCGTTACTCTGCCCACTTTACAATACGGCCAGAAGGCTAACTGTCCTCGTTGTAAATCAACGCTTACCACTCGCTGGCAGGAACCGCGCAAACGCCCGGTGGGTTACGCCATAAGCTCGCTGTTTATGCTGCTGTTGGCTAACCTGTTCCCGTTCGTGAACATGAATGTCAAGGGTCTGACTAGCCAGATTACCCTGATTAAAATCCCTCAGGTGCTGGTCAGTGATGACTATTCCAGCATTGCTTCACTGTTTATGATCGTGGTGCAACTTATCCCGGCATTCTGCATGGTGTCGATCATCATCCTTTGCGGCGGCGTTACGTTGCCCAGAAAATGGAAAATCCGCATCGCCTGGGTGTTGTTCCACCTTAAAGCCTGGTGCATGGTCGAAATTTTCCTGGCCGGCGTGCTGGTCAGCTTTGTGAAACTGATTGCCTATGGCGAGGTCGGGATTGGCACCAGCTTCATTCCTTATGTCTTATTCTGCCTGTTACAAGTGCGCGCGTTTCAATGCACGGATCGCTTCTGGCTATGGAACCAGGCGGTACCGGCACCGGTGATTGCCCAGCCTTTGCGCGTCGGCCAAAGCGGGCTTTCTCAGGGATTGCGTTCTTGCGCCTGCTGTATGGCGATTTTGCCGGTCAGCCAGCAAACCTGTCCGCGCTGCTTTAGCAAAGGCTATGCCCGTAAAAAGCACAGCCTGCAGTGGACCATGGCGCTGCTGATCACTTCCATGATGCTGTATATCCCGGCAAATTTAATGCCGATAATGATCACCCAGTTCCTCGGCACCAAGATAACCTCGACTATTATGGCGGGCGTGGTGTTGCTGTGGAGTGAGGGATCTTATCCGATAGCGATGGTGATTTTTATCGCCAGTATCATGGTCCCTTCGCTAAAAATGCTGGCTATTGCCTGGCTTTGCTGGGACGCCAATGGGCGTAAGAAAGTTGACCGTGAAAGACTGCACGTTGTCTATGAGGTGGTTGAGTTTGTCGGGCGCTGGTCAATGATCGACGTTTTTGTAATCGCGGTGCTGTCGGCACTGGTCAGAATGGGGCAATTAATGAGTATTTATCCGGATATCGGCGCGTTGCTCTTTGCACTGGTCGTGATCCTCACGATGTTCGCCGCAAGTACATTCGATCCCCGTCTGATTTGGGATCGCTCAGGAATCTTTGAAACCAAGGAGCAACTCGATGGCGGAAAATAA
- the fabA gene encoding bifunctional 3-hydroxydecanoyl-ACP dehydratase/trans-2-decenoyl-ACP isomerase produces MVEKRDSYTKVDLEASGRSELFGAGGPPLPSGNMLMMDRIVKMAVDGGNYDKGYVEAELDINPDLWFFSCHFIGDPVMPGCLGLDAMWQLVGFYLGWLGGEGKGRALGVGEVKFTGQVLPTAKLVTYRLHFKRVINRKLIMGVADGEVLVDGEVIYTATDLKVGLFKDTAAF; encoded by the coding sequence ATGGTAGAAAAACGCGATTCCTATACGAAAGTAGACTTGGAGGCCTCTGGCCGTAGCGAACTTTTCGGAGCAGGTGGACCACCATTGCCGTCAGGCAATATGCTGATGATGGATCGTATCGTCAAAATGGCCGTTGATGGTGGTAACTACGACAAAGGCTACGTTGAAGCCGAGTTAGATATCAATCCAGATCTTTGGTTCTTCAGTTGCCATTTTATTGGTGACCCTGTAATGCCAGGTTGCCTGGGCCTCGACGCTATGTGGCAGCTGGTAGGTTTCTACCTCGGCTGGCTGGGCGGCGAAGGCAAAGGCCGCGCACTGGGCGTAGGTGAAGTTAAATTCACTGGTCAGGTTCTGCCAACGGCAAAATTAGTGACTTACCGTCTGCACTTCAAACGCGTGATTAATCGTAAACTGATCATGGGTGTGGCAGATGGCGAAGTACTGGTTGATGGCGAGGTTATCTACACCGCTACCGATCTTAAAGTTGGGTTGTTTAAAGACACCGCTGCTTTCTAA
- the rmf gene encoding ribosome modulation factor, with product MKRQKRDRLERAQSRGYQAGIGGRSKEICPYQSLDQRSHWLGGWREAMEVRAVNA from the coding sequence ATGAAGAGACAAAAACGCGACCGCCTGGAACGAGCACAATCACGTGGATACCAAGCCGGCATTGGAGGACGTTCGAAAGAAATTTGTCCTTACCAATCATTAGACCAAAGGTCACACTGGCTTGGAGGTTGGCGAGAGGCCATGGAGGTTAGGGCAGTTAACGCATAA
- a CDS encoding AAA family ATPase, which produces MTNNRLDWQLLLPDSTPYQTIFATADQLEPVDFSVIQPRLENGLSLFCHPNSRTRFMTVKGQESRDYLSRLADAVTEILPEADELAGSEYQIDGRKIQVKPAQDANAPFVGTSGCLYQEWIEPEQLFGCVRVYKDQVELQPGLIHQVNGGVLILSIRSLLAQPLLWLRLKQMITQESYYWVSPDESRPLPVSIPPMPLDVKLILVGDRVSLGELNDMEPELLESAFYGEFEADLPLSDTDDMEKWCAYVNTLADELEIPRLSVDAWPELLKAAVRFSSDQGCLPLCPSWLSAQLLEAELYNDEPQLTAKAFDAAISTRAWRESYLQERMQDEIELGQIFIETDGEVIGQINGLSVLEYPGHPRAFGEPSRISCVVHTGDGEFTDVERKAELGGNLHAKGMMIMQAFLIAELELDQPLPFSASIVFEQSYGEVDGDSASLAELCALVSALAMQPINQQIAVTGSVDQFGNVQPIGGANEKIEGFFEVCQRRGLTGRQGVIIPLANVRNLCLHQQVIDAVREGTFHLWAVENAADALPILTGLPYTVSEEEQETPNLLGLIQERIALVSASERPRFIWPLRWLNWFSRS; this is translated from the coding sequence TTGACCAATAACCGACTTGATTGGCAGCTCTTACTGCCGGATTCTACGCCATACCAGACAATTTTTGCTACAGCCGATCAGCTGGAGCCGGTTGATTTCTCCGTGATCCAGCCACGTCTGGAAAATGGGCTTTCGCTGTTTTGTCATCCCAATTCGCGCACGCGTTTTATGACCGTTAAAGGTCAGGAAAGCCGAGACTACCTCTCACGTCTTGCCGACGCTGTAACCGAGATATTGCCAGAAGCCGATGAACTCGCAGGCAGCGAATACCAGATTGACGGACGCAAGATCCAGGTTAAGCCTGCACAGGATGCCAATGCACCTTTCGTCGGAACATCAGGCTGTCTTTATCAGGAATGGATTGAGCCAGAGCAGCTGTTCGGCTGTGTCCGCGTTTACAAGGACCAAGTTGAACTGCAACCCGGTTTAATTCATCAGGTTAATGGCGGTGTGCTGATCTTGTCGATTCGCTCGCTGCTGGCGCAACCGCTACTGTGGCTTCGCCTCAAGCAAATGATTACTCAGGAGAGCTATTACTGGGTTTCTCCCGATGAGTCTCGGCCTTTACCTGTCAGCATTCCCCCTATGCCGCTCGACGTCAAACTGATCCTGGTTGGCGATCGCGTTTCCCTTGGGGAACTTAATGACATGGAGCCAGAGCTGCTGGAATCCGCGTTTTATGGCGAATTTGAAGCCGACCTGCCACTGTCCGACACTGACGACATGGAAAAATGGTGCGCTTACGTCAATACGCTGGCAGATGAACTGGAAATACCTCGTCTTTCCGTAGACGCATGGCCTGAATTACTGAAGGCCGCCGTGCGATTTAGCAGCGATCAGGGCTGTTTGCCACTTTGTCCGTCATGGCTGTCTGCCCAACTGCTGGAAGCCGAGCTGTACAATGATGAACCTCAGCTGACAGCCAAAGCATTTGATGCCGCCATTTCTACCCGTGCGTGGCGTGAAAGCTACCTGCAAGAGCGTATGCAGGACGAAATCGAACTCGGACAGATCTTTATTGAGACCGACGGCGAAGTTATTGGCCAGATCAACGGCCTGTCAGTGCTTGAATATCCGGGTCATCCGCGCGCATTCGGCGAACCTTCGCGGATAAGCTGCGTGGTGCATACTGGTGACGGCGAATTCACTGACGTTGAGCGCAAAGCTGAACTGGGCGGCAATCTTCATGCTAAAGGCATGATGATTATGCAAGCCTTCCTGATTGCCGAACTCGAACTCGATCAGCCCCTGCCCTTCTCGGCATCGATCGTTTTTGAACAATCTTATGGTGAGGTTGACGGTGACAGCGCCTCGCTGGCAGAACTTTGTGCCTTGGTCAGCGCATTGGCGATGCAGCCAATTAATCAGCAAATTGCCGTTACTGGCTCAGTCGATCAGTTCGGTAACGTGCAGCCTATCGGCGGTGCCAACGAGAAAATCGAAGGGTTCTTCGAGGTCTGTCAGCGCCGTGGTTTGACCGGTAGGCAAGGGGTGATTATTCCTCTCGCCAACGTGCGTAATCTTTGTTTACATCAACAGGTTATCGATGCCGTGCGTGAAGGAACATTCCATCTTTGGGCGGTAGAAAATGCTGCAGATGCTCTCCCTATCTTGACTGGCTTACCTTATACTGTTTCGGAAGAAGAACAGGAAACCCCTAATCTATTGGGGCTAATTCAGGAAAGGATTGCGCTGGTTTCTGCATCAGAACGTCCGCGGTTCATATGGCCTCTTCGCTGGTTAAACTGGTTCAGTCGCAGCTGA